The following coding sequences are from one Zalophus californianus isolate mZalCal1 chromosome 15, mZalCal1.pri.v2, whole genome shotgun sequence window:
- the LOC113923643 gene encoding RNA-binding motif protein, X-linked 2-like, producing the protein MREGIFVNKEESEGAEREPEKMNPLTKVKLINELNEREVQLGVADKVSWHSEYKDSAWIFLGGLPYELTEGDIICVFSQYGEIVNINLVRDKKTGKSKGFCFLCYEDQRITILAVDNFNGIKIKGRTIRVDHVYNYRAPKDSKEIDDVTKELQERGCGAHTPSVSSSEGSEDDKPTKHKKDKKEKKRRKKDKEKTDREVQAEQLAPWSPPRNKVVREKDDPGSKKRSNRNSEWGQKSEPREMRKHQPSSPEVRATCRGGEGDREREPKKKKLKHEHRSSTREEKNRDRDRGRSSDTHSSQPSGRSEGRSQRSRSRSRERSHGPKRARRSRDQESSNPGDRRHH; encoded by the exons ATGAGGGAAGGGATTTTCgttaataaagaagaaagtgaGGGTGCTGAGCGCGAACCTGAGAAGATGAACCCTTTAACTAAAGTGAAGCTGATCAACGAGCTGAATGAGCGTGAGGTCCAGCTTGGGGTGGCAGATAAGGTGTCCTGGCACTCCGAGTACAAAGACAGCGCCTGGATCTTCCTGGGAGGGCTTCCTTATGAACTGACTGAAGGGGACATCATCTGTGTGTTCTCACAATATGGGgagattg TTAACATTAATCTGGTGCGGGACAAGAAGACTGGGAAATCCAAAggattctgtttcctttgctatgaagACCAGAGGATCACAATTCTGGCTGTTGACAATTTTAATGGGATCAAGATCAAAGGAAGAACTATTCGAGTGGATCATGTGTACAACTATCGAGCTCCCAAGGACTCCAAAGAAATAGATGATGTGACCAAAGAACTCCAGGAGAGGGGCTGTGGGGCTCACACCCCCTCAGTGAGTTCGTCAGAGGGTTCTGAAGATGACAAacccacaaaacacaaaaaagacaaaaaggagaaaaagagaagaaagaaagacaaagagaagactGACCGGGAGGTCCAGGCGGAGCAGCTGGCCCCCTGGTCACCACCCAGAAACAAGGTGGTAAGGGAAAAGGATGACCCTGGCTCTAAAAAGCGCAGCAACAGGAACTCAGAGTGGGGTCAGAAGTCAGAGCCCAGGGAGATGCGGAAGCACCAGCCCAGCTCTCCCGAGGTCAGGGCAACCTGCCGCGGTggagaaggggacagagagagggagccgAAGAAAAAGAAGCTGAAGCATGAACATAGGTCCTcaaccagagaagaaaagaaccGAGATAGAGACCGAGGCCGAAGCTCAGACACACACTCCAGCCAGCCCAGTGGACGTTCTGAGGGGCGTAGTCAGCGGAGTAGAAGCAGGAGCCGGGAGAGGTCCCACGGGCCGAAGAGGGCCCGGCGCTCACGGGACCAGGAGTCTTCTAACCCCGGTGACCGCAGGCACCACTGA
- the NOLC1 gene encoding nucleolar and coiled-body phosphoprotein 1 isoform X2: MADAGLRRVVPSDLYPLVLGFLRDNQLSEVANKFAKATGATQQDANASSLLDIYSFWLKSAKAPKRKLQANGPVTKKAKKKASSSDSSEDSSEEEKAPGPPAKKAVVPAKRASLPQHPGKVAAKASESSSSEESSDDEEDDDKKKKPVQKGVKPQPKAVKAPPKKAESSDSDSDSSSEDELPKNQKPKTTPVAAKAQTKGSAKPARLAPKLANGEAAGRKSSSSGEDSEAAAAVLKKTVPKKQVVAKAPVKAAAAPPQKSSSSEDSSSEEEEEEEQKKPMKKMPGPYSSVPPPSALSKKSLGTQAPKKAAEKKQPVESSEDSSDESDSSSEEEKKPPAKAVISKTTTKSVPAKKAPDSSSDNSDSDSSEDEAPSKPAGTTKNIPSRPVTTPKQPAAKPATTPKQPAGSGQKPLTRKADSSSSEEESSSSEEEKTKKTVITPKSKAAAKAAPSLPAKQASQGGGDSSSDSDSSSSEEEKEEKMSKSPVKKKPQKAAGVVTSSKVASTKKAKAESSSSSSSDDSSEEEEEKPKGKGTVRPQALKTNGTSALTTQNGKADRESDEEEEEKKKAAVAVSKPGSGKKRKQNEAAKETETPQAKKIKPQTPNTFPKRKKGEKRASSPFRRIREEEIEVDSRVADNSFDAKRGAAGDWGERANQVLKFTKGKSFRHEKTKKKRGSYRGGSISVQVNSIKFDSE, encoded by the exons ATGGCGGACGCCGGCTTGCGCCGCGTGGTTCCCAGTGACCTGTATCCCCTCGTGCTCGGCTTTCTGCGCGATAACCAGCTCTCGGAGGTGGCCAATAAATTCGCCAAGGCAACAGGCGCT aCCCAACAGGACGCCAACGCCTCTTCTCTCTTGGACATCTACAGCTTCTGGCTCAA GTCTGCCAAGGCCCCGAAGCGGAAGTTACAGGCAAATGGACCAGTGACTAAGAAGGCTAAGAAGAAGGCTTCATCCAGtgacagcagtgaggacagcagtgaggaGGAAAAAGCCCCAGGACCTCCAGCTAAGAAAGCTG TTGTACCTGCCAAGCGGGCCAGTTTGCCTCAGCATCCTGGAAAGGTTGCAGCCAAAGCATCAGAGAGCAGCAGCAGTGAAGAATCCAGTGATGATGAGGAGGACGatgacaagaagaaaaagccTGTTCAG AAGGGAGTTAAGCCCCAACCCAAGGCAGTTAAAGCTCCTCCTAAGAAGGCCGAGAGCTCTGATTCCGATTCAGACTCAAGCTCAGAAGATGAGTTACCAAAGAACCAGAAGCCAAAGACAACACCTGTGGCAGCTAAAGCTCAGACTAAAGGCTCAGCCAAACCAG CTCGGCTGGCACCTAAGCTAGCCAACGGTGAGGCGGCCGGCCGCAAGAGCAGCAGCAGCGGTGAGGACTCGGAGGCAGCGGCGGCCGTACTTAAGAAG ACTGTACCTAAAAAGCAAGTTGTGGCCAAGGCCCCAGTGAAAGCCGCAGCTGCCCCTCCCCAAAAGAGTTCCAGCAGTGAGGACTCCtccagtgaggaggaggaggaggaagagcagaaaaAGCCCATGAAGAAAATGCCAg gtccCTATAGCTCAGTCCCCCCGCCTTCTGCCCTATCCAAGAAGTCCCTGGGAACCCAGGCTCCCAAGAAAGCTGCAGAGAAGAAACAGCCTGTGGAGAGCAGTGAGGATAGCAGCGATGAGTCTG ATTCAAGttctgaggaagaaaagaaaccccCAGCTAAGGCAGTCATCTCTAAAACAACCACTAAATCAGTTCCAGCAAAGAAAGCACCAGACAGCTCTTCAGACAACTCAG aCTCTGACAGTTCTGAGGATGAAGCTCCTTCCAAGCCAGCCGGTACCACCAAGAATATACCAAGTAGGCCAGTTACCACTCCCAAGCAACCTGCAGCTAAACCAGCCACAACTCCCAAGCAACCTGCAGGTAGTGGCCAGAAGCCTCTCACCAGAAAGGCTGATAGCAGCTCCAGCGAGGAGGAGAGCAGTTCTAGTGaggaggaaaagacaaagaagactGTCATCACCCCCAAGTCCAAGGCAGCTGCCAAAGCAGCTCCATCTTTGCCTGCCAAACAGGCCTCCCAGGGTGGTGGAGACAGCAGCTCTGATTCAGATAGCTCTAGcagtgaggaagagaaggaagagaaaatgtcaaAATCTCCAGTTAAAAAGAAGCCACAGAAGGCAGCAGGAGTTGTAACCTCTTCCAAGGTAGCTTCCACAAAGAAAGCAAAGGCCGAGAGCAGCAGCAGTTCTTCCTCTGATGATTCcagtgaggaagaagaggagaagccTAAGGGCAAGGGCACTGTAAGGCCACAAGCCCTCAAGACCAATGGGACCTCTGCACTGACTACCCAGAATGGAAAAGCAGACAGGGAAAGCgatgaggaagaagaagaaaagaaaaaggcagcagTGGCAGTTTCTAAGCCAG gTTCAGGAAAGAAGCGGAAGCAGAATGAAGCTGCCAAGGAGACAGAGACTCCTCAAGCCAAGAAGATAAAGCCCCAGACGCCCAACACAtttccaaaaaggaagaaa GGAGAAAAAAGGGCATCATCCCCATTCCGAAGGATCAGGGAGGAGGAAATTGAGGTAGATTCTCGAGTGGCAGACAATTCCTTTGATGCCAAG CGGGGTGCAGCTGGAGACTGGGGGGAGCGTGCCAATCAGGTTCTGAAGTTCACCAAAGGCAAATCGTTCCGGCATGAGAAAACCAAGAAGAAGCGGGGCAGCTACCGGGGAGGCTCCATCTCTGTCCAGGTCAATTCCATTAAGTTTGACAGTGAGTGA
- the NOLC1 gene encoding nucleolar and coiled-body phosphoprotein 1 isoform X1 yields the protein MADAGLRRVVPSDLYPLVLGFLRDNQLSEVANKFAKATGATQQDANASSLLDIYSFWLNRSAKAPKRKLQANGPVTKKAKKKASSSDSSEDSSEEEKAPGPPAKKAVVPAKRASLPQHPGKVAAKASESSSSEESSDDEEDDDKKKKPVQKGVKPQPKAVKAPPKKAESSDSDSDSSSEDELPKNQKPKTTPVAAKAQTKGSAKPARLAPKLANGEAAGRKSSSSGEDSEAAAAVLKKTVPKKQVVAKAPVKAAAAPPQKSSSSEDSSSEEEEEEEQKKPMKKMPGPYSSVPPPSALSKKSLGTQAPKKAAEKKQPVESSEDSSDESDSSSEEEKKPPAKAVISKTTTKSVPAKKAPDSSSDNSDSDSSEDEAPSKPAGTTKNIPSRPVTTPKQPAAKPATTPKQPAGSGQKPLTRKADSSSSEEESSSSEEEKTKKTVITPKSKAAAKAAPSLPAKQASQGGGDSSSDSDSSSSEEEKEEKMSKSPVKKKPQKAAGVVTSSKVASTKKAKAESSSSSSSDDSSEEEEEKPKGKGTVRPQALKTNGTSALTTQNGKADRESDEEEEEKKKAAVAVSKPGSGKKRKQNEAAKETETPQAKKIKPQTPNTFPKRKKGEKRASSPFRRIREEEIEVDSRVADNSFDAKRGAAGDWGERANQVLKFTKGKSFRHEKTKKKRGSYRGGSISVQVNSIKFDSE from the exons ATGGCGGACGCCGGCTTGCGCCGCGTGGTTCCCAGTGACCTGTATCCCCTCGTGCTCGGCTTTCTGCGCGATAACCAGCTCTCGGAGGTGGCCAATAAATTCGCCAAGGCAACAGGCGCT aCCCAACAGGACGCCAACGCCTCTTCTCTCTTGGACATCTACAGCTTCTGGCTCAA CAGGTCTGCCAAGGCCCCGAAGCGGAAGTTACAGGCAAATGGACCAGTGACTAAGAAGGCTAAGAAGAAGGCTTCATCCAGtgacagcagtgaggacagcagtgaggaGGAAAAAGCCCCAGGACCTCCAGCTAAGAAAGCTG TTGTACCTGCCAAGCGGGCCAGTTTGCCTCAGCATCCTGGAAAGGTTGCAGCCAAAGCATCAGAGAGCAGCAGCAGTGAAGAATCCAGTGATGATGAGGAGGACGatgacaagaagaaaaagccTGTTCAG AAGGGAGTTAAGCCCCAACCCAAGGCAGTTAAAGCTCCTCCTAAGAAGGCCGAGAGCTCTGATTCCGATTCAGACTCAAGCTCAGAAGATGAGTTACCAAAGAACCAGAAGCCAAAGACAACACCTGTGGCAGCTAAAGCTCAGACTAAAGGCTCAGCCAAACCAG CTCGGCTGGCACCTAAGCTAGCCAACGGTGAGGCGGCCGGCCGCAAGAGCAGCAGCAGCGGTGAGGACTCGGAGGCAGCGGCGGCCGTACTTAAGAAG ACTGTACCTAAAAAGCAAGTTGTGGCCAAGGCCCCAGTGAAAGCCGCAGCTGCCCCTCCCCAAAAGAGTTCCAGCAGTGAGGACTCCtccagtgaggaggaggaggaggaagagcagaaaaAGCCCATGAAGAAAATGCCAg gtccCTATAGCTCAGTCCCCCCGCCTTCTGCCCTATCCAAGAAGTCCCTGGGAACCCAGGCTCCCAAGAAAGCTGCAGAGAAGAAACAGCCTGTGGAGAGCAGTGAGGATAGCAGCGATGAGTCTG ATTCAAGttctgaggaagaaaagaaaccccCAGCTAAGGCAGTCATCTCTAAAACAACCACTAAATCAGTTCCAGCAAAGAAAGCACCAGACAGCTCTTCAGACAACTCAG aCTCTGACAGTTCTGAGGATGAAGCTCCTTCCAAGCCAGCCGGTACCACCAAGAATATACCAAGTAGGCCAGTTACCACTCCCAAGCAACCTGCAGCTAAACCAGCCACAACTCCCAAGCAACCTGCAGGTAGTGGCCAGAAGCCTCTCACCAGAAAGGCTGATAGCAGCTCCAGCGAGGAGGAGAGCAGTTCTAGTGaggaggaaaagacaaagaagactGTCATCACCCCCAAGTCCAAGGCAGCTGCCAAAGCAGCTCCATCTTTGCCTGCCAAACAGGCCTCCCAGGGTGGTGGAGACAGCAGCTCTGATTCAGATAGCTCTAGcagtgaggaagagaaggaagagaaaatgtcaaAATCTCCAGTTAAAAAGAAGCCACAGAAGGCAGCAGGAGTTGTAACCTCTTCCAAGGTAGCTTCCACAAAGAAAGCAAAGGCCGAGAGCAGCAGCAGTTCTTCCTCTGATGATTCcagtgaggaagaagaggagaagccTAAGGGCAAGGGCACTGTAAGGCCACAAGCCCTCAAGACCAATGGGACCTCTGCACTGACTACCCAGAATGGAAAAGCAGACAGGGAAAGCgatgaggaagaagaagaaaagaaaaaggcagcagTGGCAGTTTCTAAGCCAG gTTCAGGAAAGAAGCGGAAGCAGAATGAAGCTGCCAAGGAGACAGAGACTCCTCAAGCCAAGAAGATAAAGCCCCAGACGCCCAACACAtttccaaaaaggaagaaa GGAGAAAAAAGGGCATCATCCCCATTCCGAAGGATCAGGGAGGAGGAAATTGAGGTAGATTCTCGAGTGGCAGACAATTCCTTTGATGCCAAG CGGGGTGCAGCTGGAGACTGGGGGGAGCGTGCCAATCAGGTTCTGAAGTTCACCAAAGGCAAATCGTTCCGGCATGAGAAAACCAAGAAGAAGCGGGGCAGCTACCGGGGAGGCTCCATCTCTGTCCAGGTCAATTCCATTAAGTTTGACAGTGAGTGA